AATTGTTGGTTTCGGAGGATTGGGCAAGACGACACTGGCTCAATTGGTATACAATGATAAAAATGTCCAGACAGAATTTGAGATAAAACTTTGGGTTTGTATCTCTGATGTCTTTGATGTACAGCGGATTGTTAAAGAAATTTTAGAACATTTGACAAAAAGGACGCATGAAGGAAGCATTGAGATGTTGCAAACTCAGCTTCGAGAAGAgcttaatggaaaaaaatactTGATTGTCTTGGATGATTTGTGGAACGAGGAGAGTAATAAATGGCTTCTCTTGAGAAATTTGTTAATGGGTGGTGCAAGGGGAAGTAGGATAATAGTGACCACACGCTCAGAAAGTGTAGCGAGGATACTAGGGGCAACTTCATGGCATGCTCTAAGAGGCCTACCTGAAGAAAAGGCTTGGAGTTTGTTTGTGAAAGTAGCATTTGAAAATGGTCAACTGCCAAAGAATGAAGCCTTTGAAAGTTTGGGTAGGGAGATTATGCGGAAGTGTGGTGGGGTACCTCTAGCCATAAGGACGATAGCAAGCTTGCTATGCACCAAAGCTACAGAAAATGAGTGGCGATCCTTCAAAGATTATGAACTCTCAAAAATaactcaagaagaagaaaatgttattttatcaACACTTAAGTTGAGTTATAATCATCTACCATCGTACTTAAAGCAATGCTTTGCTTATTGTAGATTGTTTCCAAAAGATTACAAGGTTGATGTAGCAACATTGATTAATCTTTGGGCAGCACAAGGTTTTATTAAGTTATCAGATTCAAAGCAACGTGTTGAGGATGTCGGGCGAGACTACTTTATGGTATTACTTCGGAGATGTTTTTTTCAAGATGTAGAAAAAGATGAATACAACATTATATCATATTGCAAAATGCATGATCTCATGCATGATCTTGCAGCTCTTGTGGCTGGGATGGAGAGTACCATGCTAACTTCGAGTGGGGAGTTTAATGGTAAAAAAGTTCGTCATGTATCATTTGATCTTGAAGATTCCTCAAGgaaactttcaattttcaaggTTAAAGGAATGAAGATACGAACAATTCTTATAGCTAGTGTAGGGGGGAAATTGAGGAACTTAACTTGCAATGCACTTGTTTCAAATCTCAATTATTTACGGACATTAGATTTAAGTGAATTAAATCTACTTGTAGTGTCACATTCAATTGGAGAATTAAAACATTTAAGATATCTTGATCTTtctataaattataatattaaatttctCCCTAATTCCATTACAAAGCTGCTAAATCTACGGACGCTGAAACTCTATTCTTGCCTTTCACTTAAAGAGTTACCGCGGGGCCTTAAGAAGTTGGTCAATCTTAGGCATTTAGACGTTAGTAGGTGTGTCAATTTGACGCATATGCCCCTTGGACTTGGGCATcttacttctcttgagatactaACGAGGTTCGTCGTGAGGCAAGGGGGTTCCAAGGCCTGCTCGTATGGTTGGTATAAGAAAAAACAGGCTGAGTCTGGTGGTGGGCTAAGTGAATTGAAGGAGCTGAGCAATTTGGGAGGAAGTCTACTCATTCAAAATTTGGGACATGGAGAAGATGACATGGTGGAATGTAAAGCCACAAATATGAAGCAGAAACAACATCTTCAAGAGCTGCTATTATATTGGAATGAAGAGTGGGATGATGGAGAAACTGAATGTTATGATGACATGTCACTGGAAGGGCTCCAGCCACATCCAAATCTTAAAGCGTTGGGATTGTGGAATTATATGGGTGTGAGAATTCCAAGTTGGGTCTCTTCTCTCACTAATCTTGTTAAATTTGAATTATGGTTTAATGAAAGATTGCAGCACCTCCCACCGTTAAATCAACTCCCTTTTCTCAAGGTTGTCTCTATTTATGAAATGTTTGCACTTGAATACATTTCAGATGAAGACAGTGTTAGTAACGTGTTGGgtgcttcctcttcttcttcttcttcttcttcttcaaaaacaccattCTTCCCATCCTTATCTTCTCTTAGAATAGAGGGATGCCCAAAACTGAAGGGATGGTGGAGGaattcagatgatgatgataataatgagCCACACCATCTCTTACTTCCATCATTTCCTCCTTCTCTTTCGGAATTAAGAATCGTCCATTGCCCTATCCTGACTTCCATACCCCTGATTCCCCCCTCTCTGAAAAATCCACTTATTGGTGGTTGTCCCCTCTTACGGCTACACGAAGGAAACAGTGAAGATTGTCCCAAATAATCCaacaagaaaaaacaatttattcAGGTATGCATCTATCTTTTATAAtcccaaattcaaattcaactactagtttttttagggtttttatattttgaacaacTTCTAAAACTattcaacttcattcttttcattcttttttcttttttcttgtctatAAACTGTTaattgaacaagaaaaattagGATAATGTAATCCatccctttttaaaaaaaaatatttcttttaattctaaTAATTTATATCTTTGTACCTAAGAGCATGTTGATAATATGATGTGTGTATGGTTGCTGCTTAATTATTGCAGAGTCCGAGTTAGAATCGGAGTGGGTTTGTTCACAAAGTTATTTGAACAAGAAAAACTAGGATAATGTAATCcatcccttttttctttctttcttttaattcatATCTTTGTACCTAAGTGCATGGTTGCTTCTTAATTATTGCAGAATCTGACTACTAGAGAAGGGTCTAATCTGTTTAGTCGTGTACAATTCATTGTTAGATTGGattgaatattttattatatatattactgcCAATAAAAATTActgattaattttttaattacttgaATACTAACTAAGACTTGAAGATCCCTCATTTTTCTTACTctcccccccctccccccccctttttttgaaTAATAGGTTGTTAATTACAGAGCTACACTCAAGTTTAAGAACATTTGGTTTTTCAAATGCTTCTTATTTTGTCACTTTCTCTGCCTCCTAAAGCCATAGTCCTTGCTGCATTTGGTTGTGAAGTCCCTGTAAACTTGAGGCTGCAGAACATCTGTTGTTTTTTAATCAGTGGAGTCCAAACGAACATGAGTAGGAGAGAATATTGGATAGAAGTTGGAATCTGATGGCATCTTTAACCACTTCAGGTATTTGACTTTTAATGAAGAAACCAACACCAATATTCTTGTTTTGATATATCTTGGAGAACTTATCAGGCATTggacttttcagttttcatgcAGAACTTAAAATGCAGACCTTTTTCCAAAACTTTCAGGCCTTGCAATTGTGCTGCGTGTCCCAGAATTGCAAGTGGATTGTTGGAATCTGCTGAAAACAATTGATTCAGGTATGTGTCTAtcttttaattccaatttttcatGGACAATCATATACAGACGTCCTTCTTCTTGATGAAATTTGAGGTTTATCATATCTTGGAGAACTTCTTAGTCATTTGATTTCTGATGCAGAACCGAGGCAAAGAACAAGCTTGGGTGCAAAATTTGGACCCTATTCAAAAACTGCAATTGTACGACTGGTCAATAACTCAGTGGTAATCATTTGTTTCCCTTTTTTCCCACCAAAACATCAATAAGATGCatgatttcttcaatttattaGGAGAATAAAAAAGGACAACTGTTCtatcatttattcttttatcataatgatttatatcttttcaTCTAAACTTGTATATGGTTGCTTGTTCATAATTGCAGAATCATAGCAAATTTTTTAGAACTTGGGAGCACTTCACCAGGCAGCTAGCATGGCTGGAATTAGCTTACTAAACCAGTATTTtggttgttaattttttttttttttttttttttttttgggtataaaagTTTCTAGCATATATTTGCTTACTAATACTTTATTTGCTTCCTCACATGTTGAATCGCTGATGTGAAGACTGACTTTGAAGTCAGAGAAGAATGAGAGAATGACTGAATGAGTCTAATTTGTTCATTCACGCACAAATTCAAAGGTGATTGAATTTTTATCTGTTACTCAATTGAAAATTACTGattaaggtttttctttttgcttgaatacCAATTAAGATTAGAGGATGCTCTTATTTTTCTTACCGTGTCCATTTTTATATAATAGGTTGTTCTGCTCAAAACGAAACCCAAATTTAAGAACATTTGGTTTTTCCATTGGTTGGTAATTTGGAACTTTTTCTCTCTGCTAAAGCCATGGCCCtttcttcttgaattttgaCAATTGAGACAGAATTCAAGAACCTGCCCTGTTCAAAACTTTCTGGCCCTGAAATCCTGTAATAAGTAGTGGACTCAATGGTAatcatcttctctctttttttaaaaatttagggaAATCTCATTCTGTTTTATTTCCTATCTGTATGTTCAAAGGCCTGCTGTTGCGCAGAACAGATAGAGTTTATATCTTTGTACCTACAATTGACTCAATGGTGATGTACTTGGTTGCTTCGCTGACAATTGCAGAAATAGAGAAACTTTTACCACTTGAGGGGAGTGTCTACCGTGCCATCTAACAATGCAGGAATTATCTTATTAAATGGATTCTGTTTGGccaattattttctttatatatatgctTAAAACAAGATATTATGTAGACTAGAAATTGACTTGCACAATGTCATTGGGTAATTGGTAAACAACTAATGAATTATGTAATTTATGGGTTGAGTCAATAAAGCTGAATAGtttgttcatttttcaaatGTTTCTGGAGAATTCATTTAagtcaaaattataaaatgagatAGAGTCTAGTTGGTTTATTTAGTCTAGTGTGTCTGGACATGCACAAATCTAATGGTAAATTATCTAACAGATTTCAAAATACCCTCGTTTTTTTTACTTCCTTAT
This genomic stretch from Quercus robur chromosome 4, dhQueRobu3.1, whole genome shotgun sequence harbors:
- the LOC126724199 gene encoding putative disease resistance protein RGA4, which gives rise to MAEGALFDLAGNVLQLLGSIIVEEVKLASSVETEIENLTDTVSTIRAVLLDAEMQSSHNHQIKVWLSRLKDVLHDADDLLDDFSTEVMRRKVMTKKVRLFSSSLNPLAFSPKMGHEIKAIREKLNAIAKDKEAFHFSQSLVEPRVMTRGDRETYSFVLEDEVIGREDDKKEIMERLFDDNVVANISIIPIVGFGGLGKTTLAQLVYNDKNVQTEFEIKLWVCISDVFDVQRIVKEILEHLTKRTHEGSIEMLQTQLREELNGKKYLIVLDDLWNEESNKWLLLRNLLMGGARGSRIIVTTRSESVARILGATSWHALRGLPEEKAWSLFVKVAFENGQLPKNEAFESLGREIMRKCGGVPLAIRTIASLLCTKATENEWRSFKDYELSKITQEEENVILSTLKLSYNHLPSYLKQCFAYCRLFPKDYKVDVATLINLWAAQGFIKLSDSKQRVEDVGRDYFMVLLRRCFFQDVEKDEYNIISYCKMHDLMHDLAALVAGMESTMLTSSGEFNGKKVRHVSFDLEDSSRKLSIFKVKGMKIRTILIASVGGKLRNLTCNALVSNLNYLRTLDLSELNLLVVSHSIGELKHLRYLDLSINYNIKFLPNSITKLLNLRTLKLYSCLSLKELPRGLKKLVNLRHLDVSRCVNLTHMPLGLGHLTSLEILTRFVVRQGGSKACSYGWYKKKQAESGGGLSELKELSNLGGSLLIQNLGHGEDDMVECKATNMKQKQHLQELLLYWNEEWDDGETECYDDMSLEGLQPHPNLKALGLWNYMGVRIPSWVSSLTNLVKFELWFNERLQHLPPLNQLPFLKVVSIYEMFALEYISDEDSVSNVLGASSSSSSSSSSKTPFFPSLSSLRIEGCPKLKGWWRNSDDDDNNEPHHLLLPSFPPSLSELRIVHCPILTSIPLIPPSLKNPLIGGCPLLRLHEGNSEDCPK